Proteins from one Mesotoga infera genomic window:
- a CDS encoding NAD-dependent epimerase/dehydratase family protein — MSEVLISNVEKWLTPHLERAFKIRYTEQLKHSHFTAFDPENPYIIGFEYIGEFTDIGSLGDVLHMAAQMGRLKTLIYLSSYGVYSPKKKLFSEDDIVCPKNFVGTRSAMLEDILVYLANRYSLDLTVLRLFNPYGPYQLSPYVVPTVLEKIATEGTVNIGDSEKVRDFFYISDLIDLVKLVLEKDPKGINVFNVGSGVPTSISQLIVKAQEVTGGSCDVIFDATKLREEYDYAVADITRIKKELGWEPKVSLEEGLALTYQWILGRSGK; from the coding sequence ATGAGTGAAGTCCTTATATCGAACGTAGAGAAATGGCTGACGCCTCACCTCGAAAGAGCCTTCAAAATAAGATATACCGAGCAATTGAAACACTCGCACTTCACGGCCTTTGATCCCGAGAATCCTTACATAATAGGCTTTGAGTATATCGGGGAATTCACGGATATCGGCTCGCTCGGGGACGTCTTACATATGGCCGCCCAGATGGGAAGGCTCAAGACGTTAATCTATCTCTCATCTTATGGAGTGTACAGCCCTAAGAAGAAGCTCTTCAGCGAAGACGACATCGTCTGCCCAAAGAACTTCGTCGGCACGAGATCGGCAATGCTCGAGGACATCCTCGTCTATCTGGCGAATCGCTACTCGCTCGACCTCACTGTCCTCAGACTCTTCAACCCCTACGGCCCGTACCAGCTCTCGCCCTATGTCGTCCCGACAGTCCTCGAAAAGATAGCGACCGAAGGCACCGTAAACATAGGAGACTCGGAGAAAGTCCGCGACTTCTTCTACATATCCGACCTCATAGACCTCGTAAAACTCGTCCTCGAAAAAGACCCGAAGGGAATAAACGTCTTTAACGTCGGCTCTGGCGTGCCGACCTCTATAAGCCAGCTAATAGTCAAAGCCCAGGAAGTCACGGGCGGGAGCTGCGACGTAATCTTCGACGCGACCAAGCTCCGCGAGGAGTACGACTACGCCGTGGCAGATATAACAAGAATAAAAAAAGAGCTCGGCTGGGAGCCGAAAGTCAGCCTCGAAGAAGGCCTGGCCCTGACCTACCAGTGGATACTGGGCAGGAGTGGCAAATAA
- a CDS encoding sugar phosphate nucleotidyltransferase → MFKFGFIMAGGQGKRLRPLTSAIPKPLLPVGDKPIIQFIIEHMRDSGITEIFVSVNYKKEIVKSFLRDGSRYGVRITYIEEVEITGTAGSLALLPEDFDDKILVSNGDLICDVDYRTINEMLSRYDLVLTGIEKQIPVDFGVLQMNGSSELIGWEEKPKLKYIINGGIYGVSKKVIGYIKNNIPRNQHIDMPTLWGIMKDNGMKLAVHIHRGRWHDVGRMEDYMALTERGEEIT, encoded by the coding sequence ATGTTCAAATTCGGCTTCATCATGGCCGGAGGACAGGGCAAGAGACTCAGGCCCCTGACCTCGGCTATTCCCAAACCGCTGCTCCCGGTGGGAGACAAACCGATCATCCAGTTCATAATAGAGCACATGAGAGACTCGGGCATCACTGAGATCTTCGTCTCGGTCAACTACAAAAAAGAGATAGTCAAATCCTTCCTGCGCGACGGCTCCAGATACGGCGTCAGGATAACCTACATAGAAGAAGTCGAAATCACAGGCACGGCCGGCTCGCTCGCACTCCTCCCGGAGGACTTCGACGACAAGATCCTCGTCTCCAACGGCGACCTAATCTGCGACGTCGATTACCGGACGATAAATGAAATGCTCTCCCGGTACGACCTCGTCCTCACGGGAATAGAAAAACAGATCCCGGTCGATTTCGGCGTGCTCCAGATGAACGGCTCCTCCGAACTGATAGGCTGGGAAGAGAAACCGAAGCTCAAATACATAATAAACGGCGGCATCTACGGCGTCTCGAAAAAAGTGATAGGCTATATAAAGAACAACATTCCCCGCAACCAGCACATAGACATGCCGACCCTGTGGGGTATAATGAAGGACAACGGAATGAAACTGGCCGTCCACATCCACAGGGGAAGGTGGCACGACGTGGGGAGGATGGAAGACTACATGGCACTGACGGAAAGGGGAGAGGAGATCACTTGA
- a CDS encoding NAD-dependent 4,6-dehydratase LegB, which produces MKALVTGAGGFIGSHLAEYLVQKGFQVKAFVRYNSKNNWGWLEESPYRDKIEVYTGDIRDFDSVKDAMKNIDVVFHLAALIGIPYSYVSPLAYIKTNVEGTYNVLQAARELSTQKVIHTSTSEIYGTAQYVPIDEKHPVNPQSPYAATKSGADQLALTFYRSFGLPVSVIRPFNTFGPRQSARAVIPTIISQLLTGKKSIKLGNLEATRDMNYVLNTCEGFWHVGLHEASTGEVINLGSNREISIKDLAQLIASLMNRELKIEIDDQRIRPEKSEVERLLCDSSKAKELTGWEPRHTLEEGLKETIAWLENHMEHYKPDIYNV; this is translated from the coding sequence TTGAAAGCTCTCGTGACCGGAGCCGGAGGCTTCATAGGCTCGCATCTAGCAGAATATCTTGTCCAGAAGGGCTTCCAGGTTAAAGCCTTCGTCCGCTACAACTCCAAAAACAACTGGGGCTGGCTCGAAGAATCGCCTTACAGAGATAAAATAGAAGTCTACACAGGAGATATAAGAGACTTCGACTCAGTCAAAGACGCGATGAAAAATATAGACGTCGTCTTTCACCTGGCTGCGCTGATCGGAATCCCCTACTCGTACGTCTCGCCTCTGGCATATATAAAAACGAACGTAGAGGGAACATACAACGTATTGCAGGCGGCAAGAGAGCTCAGCACACAGAAAGTCATCCACACGTCCACTAGCGAAATATACGGCACGGCCCAGTACGTCCCGATAGACGAGAAACACCCCGTCAACCCGCAGTCCCCCTACGCGGCGACGAAATCGGGAGCCGACCAGCTTGCGCTGACCTTTTACCGCTCCTTCGGCCTGCCCGTATCCGTAATAAGGCCGTTCAATACATTCGGCCCGAGACAGTCGGCCAGGGCCGTGATCCCTACGATCATCTCTCAGTTATTGACGGGAAAGAAGAGCATAAAGCTCGGCAACCTCGAGGCCACCAGAGACATGAACTACGTGCTCAACACCTGCGAGGGCTTCTGGCACGTCGGTCTTCACGAGGCAAGCACGGGAGAGGTGATAAACCTCGGCTCTAACAGAGAAATATCCATAAAAGACCTCGCGCAACTTATCGCGAGCCTCATGAACAGAGAGCTCAAAATAGAGATAGACGACCAAAGGATAAGGCCCGAAAAGAGCGAGGTCGAAAGGCTCCTCTGCGACAGCTCCAAAGCAAAAGAGCTGACCGGCTGGGAGCCCAGACACACTCTCGAGGAGGGCCTCAAAGAAACGATAGCCTGGCTGGAAAACCACATGGAACACTATAAACCCGACATATATAACGTGTAG
- a CDS encoding LegC family aminotransferase produces the protein MDTIFLDAPNLGELEKQYLLKCVDSTFVSTAGPFIPEFEARFARYVGTKRAVSTQSGTAAIHLALHELGIGPGDEVIVPLITFIASVNPVTYVGATPVFVDIDPSSWNMIPELVERAITKKTKAILPVHIYGNPCDMDAITEISQRHGIPIIEDATESLGASVHGRRTGTFGSMACFSFNGNKVITTGGGGMITTNDEKLADHMKFLVNQARDESKGYYHPEIGFNYRMTNLEASLGLAQFERLPDFLQKKRRYMEIYREILTGVKGIEFQEEYPDSISSWWLSSIKINHPTKDLPQIQKELKEKGIPTRRIFVPITEFPPYEKYKKEEYPNSYELYEKGLNLPSSTLNSEEQAEFVARSIVDVIEA, from the coding sequence ATGGATACGATATTCCTCGATGCACCAAACCTCGGAGAACTCGAAAAGCAATACCTGCTCAAATGCGTCGACTCTACGTTTGTCTCGACGGCCGGACCGTTCATCCCCGAATTCGAAGCCAGATTCGCCCGGTACGTCGGCACAAAACGGGCCGTCTCTACCCAGAGCGGCACGGCGGCCATCCACCTCGCCCTTCACGAGCTGGGCATAGGCCCGGGAGACGAAGTGATCGTTCCACTCATCACCTTCATCGCCTCGGTCAACCCGGTGACCTACGTGGGAGCCACACCGGTATTTGTGGATATAGATCCCTCCAGCTGGAACATGATACCTGAGCTGGTGGAGAGGGCGATAACGAAAAAGACGAAGGCCATACTCCCCGTCCACATATACGGCAATCCCTGCGATATGGACGCGATAACGGAGATCTCTCAAAGACACGGAATTCCCATAATAGAAGACGCGACCGAAAGCCTCGGAGCCTCCGTCCACGGAAGAAGGACCGGCACCTTCGGCTCTATGGCCTGCTTCTCCTTCAACGGAAACAAAGTCATCACCACAGGCGGTGGCGGAATGATAACCACCAACGACGAAAAACTGGCCGACCACATGAAATTCCTTGTCAACCAAGCCAGGGACGAAAGCAAGGGCTACTACCACCCCGAGATCGGCTTCAACTACCGCATGACCAACCTCGAAGCCTCTCTCGGCCTTGCCCAGTTCGAAAGACTGCCCGACTTCCTCCAGAAAAAGAGAAGATACATGGAAATATACAGAGAGATACTCACAGGCGTAAAGGGAATAGAGTTCCAAGAGGAATATCCAGATTCTATAAGCTCCTGGTGGCTATCGTCTATCAAGATAAACCACCCGACAAAAGACCTCCCCCAGATCCAGAAGGAGCTAAAAGAAAAGGGAATACCCACCAGAAGGATATTCGTCCCGATAACTGAATTCCCGCCATACGAGAAATACAAAAAAGAAGAATACCCCAACTCATACGAACTGTACGAAAAAGGCCTGAATCTGCCAAGCTCCACACTCAACAGCGAAGAGCAGGCGGAGTTTGTGGCAAGGAGCATCGTTGATGTCATTGAAGCCTGA
- a CDS encoding acetyltransferase: MSLKPDIILVGGGGHCKVVISIIKKLDTFNIAGISDLKENLGKEVLGIETRYTDDQLEELHDKGIKYAFVTLGSVGNPDNRIRLFEMLKQTGFEIPVIISKDAIVDESVEIEEGTVIMPGAIINPGTKIGKNCIINTGAVIDHDCMIGDHVHIAPGVTLSGSVKIGSSSHIGTGASVIHGIEIGSRVIVGAGSVVVNTIQDNKKVMGVPARDLS, encoded by the coding sequence ATGTCATTGAAGCCTGACATCATTCTTGTCGGCGGCGGAGGTCACTGCAAAGTAGTGATCTCCATAATAAAAAAGCTTGATACATTCAACATCGCAGGTATCTCTGATCTGAAAGAAAACCTCGGTAAAGAAGTACTGGGAATAGAGACCAGATACACGGATGACCAACTGGAAGAGTTACATGATAAAGGTATAAAATACGCCTTCGTAACTCTTGGAAGCGTGGGTAATCCAGATAACAGGATAAGACTCTTTGAAATGCTCAAACAGACAGGATTCGAGATCCCGGTAATTATCTCTAAAGACGCAATAGTTGACGAATCGGTTGAAATAGAAGAAGGCACGGTAATAATGCCGGGGGCGATAATAAACCCTGGAACAAAGATCGGCAAAAACTGTATCATAAACACCGGGGCAGTCATAGACCACGATTGCATGATTGGAGACCATGTTCATATAGCTCCGGGGGTTACCTTGAGCGGCTCAGTCAAAATAGGTTCTAGTTCTCATATAGGAACTGGAGCGTCCGTGATACACGGAATAGAAATAGGATCTAGGGTCATCGTCGGCGCAGGCAGTGTTGTAGTTAATACAATACAAGACAATAAAAAAGTAATGGGAGTACCGGCGAGAGATTTGAGTTGA
- a CDS encoding glycosyltransferase family 4 protein: protein MHILYIHQYFATLSNSSGTRSYEFARRLVQSGHEVTMLTSNSNLQLLFREGEDEIRETSVDGIRVLVINESVNNRTSFGKRLTSFSSFARKATRLGMKVSCDCVFATSTPLTVAYPALRISKTKKIPMIFEVRDIWPDVPIELGIIKNPILKWLSRRLEMKAYKFAKRIIALSFDMKNNIVGKGIPADKIVVIPNASDNEIFDSVSSVELEKFQEEYPIFRERKVVLYAGTIGMVNGLKYMVELAAEAIKHSQKVAFVIIGDGREREEVIGYAKSLKVFDRNLFVFPPMPKNRVICAMKAATIHTSFVINKEVLWANSANKFFDALAASKPIVINYGGWQSEVLMENDAGILLPPDSPVEGARRILELINNWTKYHNMCENAKRIAVTLYDRNTLFKRLDNVITESSNS from the coding sequence ATGCATATACTATATATACACCAATATTTTGCAACTCTTTCAAACTCTAGTGGAACGAGGTCGTATGAATTTGCAAGAAGGCTTGTACAATCTGGTCATGAAGTGACTATGCTTACTTCAAATTCTAATCTTCAACTCCTTTTCAGAGAAGGTGAAGATGAAATAAGAGAAACAAGTGTTGATGGAATAAGAGTCCTGGTTATCAATGAATCAGTTAACAATAGAACATCTTTTGGAAAGAGATTGACTTCCTTCTCTTCTTTTGCAAGAAAAGCAACACGGTTGGGAATGAAAGTGAGCTGCGACTGTGTGTTCGCAACTAGCACCCCGCTTACAGTAGCTTATCCAGCATTAAGGATATCCAAGACAAAGAAGATCCCCATGATTTTTGAAGTAAGAGATATTTGGCCAGATGTACCTATTGAATTAGGGATTATTAAGAATCCGATATTGAAATGGCTCTCAAGAAGGCTGGAAATGAAAGCTTACAAATTCGCGAAAAGGATAATTGCTCTTTCTTTTGATATGAAGAACAACATAGTTGGTAAAGGAATACCTGCAGACAAGATTGTGGTAATTCCAAATGCTTCGGATAATGAGATTTTTGATAGTGTAAGCAGCGTAGAATTAGAGAAGTTTCAAGAGGAATATCCTATTTTCAGAGAAAGAAAAGTTGTACTTTATGCTGGTACAATCGGCATGGTAAATGGCCTGAAATATATGGTCGAACTAGCCGCAGAAGCAATAAAACATAGTCAAAAAGTTGCATTTGTTATCATTGGTGATGGCCGAGAGAGAGAAGAAGTAATAGGATACGCGAAGTCTTTGAAAGTGTTTGACAGAAATCTGTTTGTATTCCCTCCTATGCCCAAAAATAGAGTTATTTGTGCTATGAAAGCAGCAACAATTCACACTTCTTTTGTTATCAATAAGGAAGTCTTATGGGCTAACTCAGCAAATAAATTCTTTGATGCACTCGCTGCTTCAAAACCCATTGTGATAAACTATGGAGGTTGGCAATCCGAAGTTCTTATGGAGAATGATGCAGGTATTCTCCTACCTCCCGATTCTCCGGTCGAAGGAGCAAGAAGAATTCTTGAACTAATAAATAATTGGACAAAGTATCATAATATGTGTGAAAACGCAAAAAGGATAGCGGTAACCCTATATGACAGGAACACTCTATTTAAGCGACTTGATAACGTAATTACGGAGAGCAGTAATAGCTAG
- a CDS encoding polysaccharide biosynthesis protein has product MFKNKTLLVTGGTGSFGNAVVRRFLQTEISEIRIFSRDEKKQDDMRKLYNNDKLKFYIGDVRDYNSIESALRGVDFVFSAAALKQVPSCEFFPLEAVKTNILGTENTLNAAIANGVKKVIVLSTDKAVYPINAMGMTKALMEKVMVAKSRTISENKTVLCGTRYGNVMASRGSVIPLFIEQIKAGKPLTITNPNMTRFMMSLDDAVDLVLYAFKNGNQGDIFVQKAPAATIKTLAEALIDIFEADNKIQIIGTRHGEKIYESLLTSEEKVVAEDLGGYYRVPADTRDLNYSKYFEKGQLMVDNIEPYTSHNTERLSLEELKKLLLSLEEVQIELEKWRSTRDKIR; this is encoded by the coding sequence TTGTTCAAAAACAAAACCCTTTTAGTCACCGGTGGTACCGGCTCTTTTGGAAACGCAGTTGTCAGGCGTTTCCTTCAGACAGAGATAAGCGAGATCCGCATATTCAGTCGTGACGAAAAGAAGCAGGACGATATGCGGAAACTCTACAACAACGACAAGCTCAAGTTCTATATAGGAGATGTGCGCGATTACAACAGCATCGAATCTGCTCTCAGAGGAGTGGATTTCGTTTTCAGCGCCGCGGCGCTGAAACAAGTTCCCTCCTGCGAGTTCTTTCCGCTCGAGGCTGTTAAAACAAACATCCTCGGAACCGAAAACACCCTAAACGCCGCGATAGCCAACGGCGTGAAGAAAGTAATCGTTCTCAGCACGGATAAGGCAGTCTATCCAATAAACGCCATGGGCATGACCAAAGCCCTCATGGAGAAGGTTATGGTCGCCAAATCCAGAACGATCTCGGAGAACAAGACAGTGCTCTGCGGCACGAGATACGGCAACGTCATGGCCTCCAGGGGTTCGGTTATCCCTCTATTTATCGAACAGATCAAAGCCGGAAAACCTCTTACGATCACCAACCCGAACATGACACGCTTCATGATGAGCCTTGACGATGCGGTTGATCTGGTTCTCTACGCTTTCAAGAATGGCAACCAGGGAGATATCTTCGTCCAGAAAGCCCCGGCTGCAACGATAAAGACTCTCGCCGAAGCCCTAATAGATATCTTCGAAGCAGACAACAAGATCCAGATAATCGGCACACGCCACGGGGAGAAGATATACGAAAGCCTCCTGACTTCCGAAGAGAAAGTCGTGGCAGAAGACCTCGGAGGCTATTACAGAGTCCCGGCAGACACGAGAGATCTGAATTACTCGAAGTACTTCGAAAAGGGTCAACTCATGGTTGATAACATTGAACCCTACACATCTCATAACACAGAACGATTAAGCCTAGAAGAACTGAAGAAGCTCCTGCTATCATTGGAAGAGGTCCAGATCGAATTGGAAAAATGGCGTTCTACTAGAGATAAAATAAGGTAA
- a CDS encoding SDR family oxidoreductase: MRFLVLGAAGMAGHTISTYLFERGHDVIGFDRVKGQHCEFVIGDARNIEFIRGILNQGRFDSVINCIGILNQFADQNRELAVFLNSYLPHFLAEVTKNMSTQIIHMSTDCVFSGKKGGYTESDLRDGETFYDRTKALGELEDEKNITLRNSIVGPDMNENGIGLFNWFMKQKGTIMGYTKAMWTGLTTLELAKAMEQAAKKRASGLYNMVYSEPISKYDLLKLFNKYMRNNELNIEPFDGFVADKSLKRTRFNFEYTIPDYETMISEMAEWIRNHKDYYPHYNL; the protein is encoded by the coding sequence ATGAGGTTTCTCGTACTTGGAGCAGCCGGAATGGCCGGGCATACAATATCGACCTACCTATTTGAAAGGGGACACGATGTTATTGGATTCGATCGTGTAAAGGGGCAGCATTGCGAATTTGTCATTGGAGATGCAAGAAACATCGAATTTATTCGTGGCATACTGAATCAAGGTCGATTCGATTCAGTCATTAACTGCATCGGCATTTTGAATCAATTTGCGGATCAGAATAGAGAGCTCGCAGTATTTTTGAACTCATATCTTCCCCACTTCCTTGCGGAAGTAACTAAGAACATGAGTACACAGATCATACACATGAGCACGGACTGCGTTTTCTCTGGAAAGAAAGGTGGTTATACAGAATCGGATCTAAGAGACGGAGAGACTTTCTACGATCGAACCAAAGCTCTAGGGGAACTAGAAGACGAGAAGAACATCACTCTTAGAAACTCGATTGTCGGACCGGATATGAACGAAAATGGAATAGGTCTTTTCAACTGGTTCATGAAACAGAAGGGGACAATAATGGGCTATACGAAAGCGATGTGGACAGGACTTACAACTCTTGAACTTGCCAAAGCGATGGAACAGGCAGCCAAGAAAAGAGCGAGCGGTTTGTACAATATGGTTTACAGCGAACCAATAAGTAAATATGACTTGCTCAAGCTATTCAACAAATATATGAGAAACAACGAACTAAATATCGAGCCTTTCGATGGATTCGTTGCAGATAAATCACTGAAGAGAACGAGATTTAACTTTGAATATACTATTCCCGACTATGAGACAATGATATCAGAGATGGCAGAATGGATAAGAAATCACAAAGACTATTACCCTCACTACAACCTATAG
- the wecB gene encoding non-hydrolyzing UDP-N-acetylglucosamine 2-epimerase, whose translation MTKTKVMTIVGTRPEIIRLAEIIKKFDKYFDHILVHTGQNWDYTLNEIFFQELEIRKPDYFLNVPGKHLGETMGNIISAAYEVLLKEKPEALLILGDTNSALSAIPAKRLKIPIFHMEAGNRCFDQNVPEEINRKIVDHISDINLPYTEHSRRYLLSEGFRKEHIFVTGSPMPEVLYHYMDKIDNSDALERLNLEEGKYILVSAHREENLDIEKNFNEVANTLNTVAEEFKLPLIYSTHPRSWKKIEEKGVKFNPLITNLKPFGFFDYNKLQKKAYCVLSDSGTLSEESSILGFPAVLFRTSTERPEVLDKGSIVIGGIKARGVVNAIRIAKESFDNEERAPLSPDYLDRNVSLKVLKIIQSFFEIICQLTYKQY comes from the coding sequence ATGACCAAAACAAAGGTAATGACAATTGTTGGAACCAGGCCTGAGATTATCAGGTTGGCCGAGATCATAAAAAAGTTCGATAAATACTTCGATCACATTCTCGTTCATACAGGTCAGAACTGGGATTATACGTTGAACGAGATCTTCTTTCAGGAGCTCGAGATAAGAAAGCCGGATTATTTTCTCAACGTCCCGGGAAAGCATCTTGGCGAGACGATGGGGAATATTATCAGCGCCGCTTATGAAGTCCTTCTGAAAGAGAAGCCAGAAGCGCTTCTCATTCTTGGAGATACCAATAGCGCTCTTAGCGCTATTCCCGCGAAGAGACTGAAGATCCCTATATTCCACATGGAAGCGGGAAATAGATGCTTCGATCAGAATGTTCCCGAAGAGATAAATAGAAAGATAGTCGATCATATAAGCGATATAAATCTTCCATACACAGAGCACAGCAGGAGATATCTCCTCTCCGAAGGCTTCAGAAAGGAGCATATCTTCGTCACCGGCTCTCCAATGCCTGAAGTGTTATATCACTACATGGATAAAATAGACAACAGCGATGCTCTTGAAAGACTGAACCTTGAAGAGGGAAAGTATATCCTTGTAAGCGCCCACAGAGAAGAGAACCTGGATATAGAGAAGAACTTCAACGAAGTAGCGAACACGCTGAACACAGTAGCCGAAGAGTTCAAACTACCGTTGATCTACTCGACCCATCCCAGGAGCTGGAAGAAGATAGAAGAGAAGGGAGTCAAATTCAATCCACTCATAACCAATCTAAAACCCTTCGGCTTCTTCGACTACAACAAGCTCCAGAAGAAAGCCTATTGCGTTCTCTCAGACAGTGGAACTCTCAGCGAAGAATCATCTATTCTTGGATTCCCCGCAGTCCTCTTCAGAACGAGCACAGAGAGACCGGAAGTGCTTGACAAAGGCTCGATAGTTATTGGTGGAATAAAAGCCAGAGGAGTAGTAAACGCAATAAGAATCGCAAAAGAAAGCTTCGACAACGAAGAAAGAGCTCCTTTGTCGCCGGATTATCTGGATAGGAATGTGTCACTAAAAGTTTTGAAGATAATTCAAAGCTTCTTTGAGATCATCTGTCAATTAACTTATAAACAGTACTAG
- a CDS encoding glycosyltransferase family A protein yields the protein MNQKDMSIIQRTNINTDALLINQTDSNSELEVTNNGNVVRLINTTEKGLSRSRNKAIMSAHGEICLLCDDDEILVDNYEAIITNAFDSIREADIIAFKIARKGKKYWNRIKSVNRFSSLRISSVQIAFKRDSIVRKGVKFNEQFGAGSNYPFGEENLFLIECLKNGLKIFFFPSEIGTVKQESSSWFKGYDECYFYHRGIVTAVCLGRITAVCYGVYFMLSKRRKFENSIGLTKGLLCLMRGVFDSRRISKGMLK from the coding sequence ATGAATCAAAAGGATATGTCAATTATTCAAAGAACCAATATAAACACTGATGCCCTATTAATAAACCAAACAGACAGCAATAGCGAACTGGAAGTTACTAATAACGGGAATGTGGTGAGACTAATAAACACTACAGAAAAAGGCTTATCAAGAAGTAGGAATAAGGCAATAATGAGTGCCCATGGTGAAATATGCTTGCTTTGCGATGACGATGAGATTTTGGTTGATAATTATGAGGCAATCATAACGAATGCGTTTGATTCGATTCGCGAAGCTGACATTATTGCTTTTAAGATAGCTAGAAAAGGAAAGAAATATTGGAACAGGATCAAATCAGTCAATAGATTCAGTTCGCTAAGAATTAGCTCCGTTCAGATAGCTTTCAAGCGGGACTCAATAGTCAGAAAGGGAGTGAAGTTCAACGAACAGTTTGGAGCTGGGAGCAATTATCCATTCGGTGAAGAGAACCTTTTCTTGATTGAATGCTTGAAAAATGGCTTGAAGATATTTTTCTTTCCCAGTGAAATTGGCACTGTTAAGCAAGAATCATCAAGCTGGTTCAAAGGCTATGATGAATGCTATTTTTATCATAGAGGTATTGTCACTGCTGTATGTCTTGGAAGAATAACTGCTGTGTGCTACGGCGTATATTTCATGTTAAGCAAAAGAAGAAAATTTGAGAATTCGATTGGTCTCACGAAAGGTTTACTTTGTTTAATGAGGGGGGTTTTTGATAGCAGAAGAATCAGTAAGGGAATGCTTAAATGA
- a CDS encoding glycosyltransferase family protein → MIAEESVRECLNDTLDVMKPMEKRDNYRTLIISHNSLSSGSSNGRTLEGFFWCWRKDSLAQIFFASEIPDTDVCSKFFRVTDMEVLKATIFSEDAGKEIECSSGSQTRKSSSSRIEKVLHTFGKKKTSIGYIARNLIWRLGSKRLSLLNRWIDLFDPEVVLYQAGDYVFSLKIALDVSRRKGIPLIIYNSEDYFLKKRFSLNPCYWMNRKAFVRVFREAIENASYVIYSCELLKEDFDDFFETPSEVIYTSSRIEPTFRKKDNTHFRISFIGNLGNRRHVPLIDFCEELVKIDPRLYVDVYSKTSIDLNRFDSKGLKFHGSIGYQQVQEVIAQSDFLLHVEDFSKTTKRDLRHAFSTKIADYLSSGKCVIAYGPVQIASIEYLLRNRAALVITEKNEIEPSLKSLLRDVTLQRFLSFNALNLAKKNHNPLANCDRFKSIVDTVIKSDSRKVLSTRSKNLWRE, encoded by the coding sequence TTGATAGCAGAAGAATCAGTAAGGGAATGCTTAAATGACACTTTGGATGTGATGAAACCCATGGAGAAAAGAGACAATTATCGTACACTGATTATCAGTCATAACAGTCTTTCTTCAGGTAGTTCAAATGGTAGAACGCTAGAGGGTTTTTTTTGGTGCTGGAGGAAAGATTCTTTAGCTCAGATTTTCTTCGCATCAGAAATTCCTGACACTGATGTATGCTCAAAATTCTTTAGAGTCACTGATATGGAAGTATTAAAGGCCACTATATTTTCTGAAGATGCCGGTAAAGAGATCGAATGTTCAAGCGGATCTCAGACAAGAAAGTCCAGTAGCAGTCGAATTGAAAAAGTTTTGCACACCTTTGGTAAGAAAAAAACTTCAATCGGATATATAGCAAGAAATCTAATATGGAGACTTGGATCAAAAAGGCTTTCCCTGCTAAATAGATGGATTGATTTATTCGATCCCGAGGTCGTACTCTATCAGGCAGGAGATTATGTGTTCTCGCTGAAGATTGCACTTGATGTTTCGAGAAGAAAAGGTATACCGCTAATAATATACAACAGTGAAGATTATTTCCTGAAAAAGAGGTTTTCTTTGAACCCCTGCTACTGGATGAATAGGAAGGCTTTTGTGAGAGTTTTTCGTGAAGCGATCGAAAACGCTTCATATGTAATATATAGTTGTGAACTCTTAAAGGAGGATTTCGATGATTTCTTTGAAACTCCTTCTGAAGTTATCTATACCTCCAGTCGAATAGAGCCGACGTTTAGAAAAAAAGACAACACGCATTTCAGGATTTCTTTCATAGGTAATTTGGGAAACAGAAGGCATGTGCCTCTGATAGACTTTTGTGAAGAACTGGTTAAGATCGATCCTAGGCTTTATGTTGATGTGTATAGCAAAACAAGCATAGATCTGAACCGCTTTGATTCTAAGGGATTGAAATTTCATGGATCGATAGGATACCAGCAAGTTCAAGAAGTGATAGCGCAAAGCGATTTTCTGCTTCATGTGGAAGACTTCTCAAAAACGACCAAGCGAGACCTGAGACACGCTTTTTCTACAAAAATTGCTGATTATCTTTCCAGCGGAAAATGCGTCATAGCTTATGGGCCCGTGCAAATTGCTTCAATTGAGTATCTTCTGAGAAACAGGGCCGCTTTAGTAATAACCGAGAAGAACGAAATCGAACCATCGCTCAAATCATTGTTAAGAGATGTTACCTTACAAAGATTCCTGTCATTTAATGCACTTAATTTGGCAAAGAAGAATCATAATCCACTAGCAAATTGTGACAGATTCAAGAGTATTGTAGACACTGTAATAAAGTCTGACTCCAGAAAAGTACTTTCAACAAGAAGCAAAAACCTCTGGCGCGAATGA